The proteins below are encoded in one region of Takifugu rubripes chromosome 1, fTakRub1.2, whole genome shotgun sequence:
- the lss gene encoding lanosterol synthase: protein MLEMTEGTQLRRRGGPYKSEPATDLSRWRLTNVEGRQTWRYVDQQDTPERPQTMLEAFSIGLDTSKFVSDSPAAHTAVEAALKGMSFYSHLQAEDGHWAGDYGGPLFLLPGLLITCHVAKIPLAEAWKKEMVRYLRSVQLPDGGWGLHIEDKSTVFGTALSYTSLRILGVDPDDPDVVRARNNLHSKGGAAGIPSWGKFWLAILNVYSWEGMNTLLPEMWLFPSWMPAHPSTLWCHCRQVYLPMSYCYAVRLVAQEDPLVLSLREELYVQDYGTIDWPAQRNNVAACDMYTPHSTLLTVAYMLLNVYEAHHSTTLRGKAVEELYEHIQADDRFTKCISIGPISKTINMLVRWYVEGPSSPAFQEHVARIPDYLWLGLDGMKMQGTNGSQLWDTCFAVQAFLEAGAQNVPRLAECLLDAHKFLTITQIPENPPEYQKYYRQMNKGGFPFSTRDCGWIVADCTAEGLKSVMLLQELCPSISQPVASERLYDAVSVLLNMRNPDGGFATYETKRGGKLLELLNPSEVFGDIMIDYTYVECTSAVMQALRHFQKAYPQHRPAEISSTLKEGLDYCRRLQRPDGSWEGSWGVCFTYGAWFGLEAFACMGHVYKDGDVCVEVQKACQFLLDHQMPDGGWGENFESCEQRRYVQSSTPQIHNTCWALLGLMAARHPDTRAIERGVQLLISKQQPNGDWPQENIAGVFNKSCAISYTSYRNVFPIWTLGRFSHLYPHSPVSGKLSAVKASTFVSCST, encoded by the exons ATGCTAGAAATGACTGAAGGAAC GCAACTGCGAAGGCGAGGGGGCCCTTACAAGTCTGAACCAGCTACAGACCTGAGCAGGTGGAGGCTGACAAATGTGGAAGGAAGGCAGACCTGGCGATatgtggaccagcaggacaCCCCAGAGAGACCTCAGACCATGCTGGAAGCATTTTCCATTGGCTTGGATACA AGTAAATTTGTGTCTGACTCTCCGGCTGCTCATACAGCTGTAGAAGCAGCTCTGAAAGGAATGAGCTTTTACAGCCACCTTCAGGCTGAGGATGGCCACTGGGCCGGGGACTATGGAggtcctctgttcctgctccCAG GTCTTCTGATCACATGCCATGTAGCAAAGATCCCTCTGGCTGAGGCTTGGAAGAAAGAGATGGTGAGGTACCTGCGCTCGGTGCAGCTGCCTGATGGCGGCTGGGGTCT ACACATTGAAGACAAGTCAACTGTCTTTGGAACAGCGTTGAGTTACACCTCTTTAAGGATTCTGGGAGTAGATCCTGATGATCCAGATGTGGTTCGAGCCAGGAACAACCTGCACAGCAAAG GTGGTGCTGCGGGGATCCCCTCATGGGGTAAATTCTGGCTGGCTATTTTAAACGTCTACAGTTGGGAGGGAATGAACACGCTGCTTCCCGAGATGTG gCTATTTCCCTCATGGATGCCAGCCCACCCCTCTACGCTGTGGTGCCACTGTCGCCAGGTCTACCTCCCCATGAGCTACTGTTACGCTGTCAGACTGGTTGCGCAAGAGGACCCTCTGGTCCTGAGCCTCAGAGAG GAGCTTTATGTTCAGGATTATGGCACCATTGACTGGCCTGCACAGAGGAACAATGTAGCAGCATGCGACATGTACACACCTCACAGCACGCTGCTCACCGTTGCCTACA TGTTGTTGAATGTGTATGAAGCCCACCACAGCACCACCCTGAGAGGAAAGGCTGTGGAAGAACTCTATGAACACATCCAGGCTGATGACAGATTCACTAAATGTATCAGCATTGGACCG ATTTCCAAGACTATTAACATGCTGGTCCGCTGGTATGTGGAGGGTCCGTCCTCTCCGGCCTTTCAGGAGCACGTGGCCAGGATCCCTGACTACCTGTG GTTGGGGTTGGATGGCATGAAAATGCAG GGTACGAATGGATCCCAGCTGTGGGACACTTGTTTTGCTGTCCAGGCTTTCCTGGAG gctgGAGCCCAGAATGTTCCCCGACTCGCTGAATGCCTCCTAGATGCCCATAAGTTCCTCACCATCACACAG ATACCTGAGAATCCTCCTGAGTATCAGAAGTACTACAGGcagatgaacaag GGTGGTTTTCCCTTTAGCACACGGGACTGCGGCTGGATCGTGGCTGACTGCACCGCCGAGGGTTTGAAGTCGGTGATGCTGCTACAGGAGCTCTGCCCTTCCATCAGCCAGCCGGTGGCATCAGAGCGACTGTATGATGCCGTCAGTGTG CTTCTGAACATGAGAAACCCTGACGGTGGGTTTGCTACATATGAAaccaagagaggaggaaagctCCTGGAACTGCTCAACCCCTCTGAAGTGTTTG GTGACATCATGATAGATTACACCTATGTGGAGTGCACCTCGGCAGTGATGCAGGCTTTGAGACATTTCCAGAAGGCCTATCCTCAACATCGTCCTGCAGAGATAAG CTCCACTTTAAAAGAAGGCCTGGACTACTGTCGAAGGTTACAGAGGCCTGATGGATCCTGGGAAGG GTCCTGGGGGGTGTGTTTCACGTATGGCGCCTGGTTTGGCCTTGAAGCCTTTGCATGTATGGGTCACGTCTACAAGGATGG TGACGTGTGTGTGGAGGTTCAGAAAGCCTGTCAGTTCCTGCTGGACCACCAGATGCCCGACGGAGGCTGGGGGGAGAACTTTGAGTCGTGTGAGCAGCGCCGTTACGTCCAGAGCAGCACGCCGCAGATTCACAACACCTGCTGGGCGCTGTTGGGCCTCATGGCCGCCAG GCATCCTGACACCCGGGCCATCGAGAGGGGAGTCCAGCTGCTGATTAGCAAGCAGCAACCTAACGGAGACTGGCCACAG GAGAACATTGCAGGTGTATTCAACAAAAGCTGTGCTATAAGCTACACGTCCTATAGGAATGTCTTCCCTATCTGGACCCTGGGCCGCTtctctcatctttacccccACAGTCCTGTTTCTGGGAAGCTCAGTGCTGTAAAGGCCTCAACGTTTGTGTCATGCTCGACCTAA
- the LOC105417719 gene encoding glycine-rich cell wall structural protein-like, whose amino-acid sequence MFRHGGGCGQGGHGGHGCHGGHGHGGHGHGGHGGHGCGSGPGPGHCHGGPKRRRRNKRGHKHRKCHKKGKDCHGSSSSSCSSSSDSD is encoded by the exons ATGTTTCGTCACG GTGGGGGCTGTGGCCAAGGGGGCCACGGGGGCCACGGGTGCCACGGGGGCCACGGCCATGGGGGCCACGGCCATGGGGGCCACGGGGGCCACGGGTGCGggtctggacctggacctggacacTGCCATGGGGGACCCAAACGCAGGAGAAGGAACAAGAGAGGCCACAAGCACAGGAAGTGTCACAAGAAGGGGAAGGACTGTCATGGG tcatccagcagctcctgcagcagcagcagcgactcaGACTAG